A single window of Paenibacillus sp. FSL H8-0537 DNA harbors:
- a CDS encoding type II toxin-antitoxin system PemK/MazF family toxin produces MIVKRGDVFFADLSPVVGSEQGGVRPVLVIQNDIGNRFSPTVIVAAITAQIQKAKLPTHVEMNAAAHGFDRDSVVLLEQIRTIDKQRLTDKITHLDDETMRKVDDALLISVGLIDF; encoded by the coding sequence TTGATCGTAAAACGTGGAGACGTGTTCTTTGCTGATCTGTCACCTGTCGTCGGATCGGAGCAGGGAGGAGTGCGGCCTGTTCTTGTCATTCAGAATGATATCGGCAACCGGTTTAGTCCGACCGTCATTGTGGCGGCCATTACCGCGCAGATTCAGAAGGCGAAGCTCCCTACACATGTAGAAATGAACGCGGCTGCACATGGCTTTGACCGGGATTCCGTCGTTCTGCTTGAGCAGATTCGAACGATCGACAAACAGCGGCTAACCGACAAAATTACGCATTTGGACGATGAAACGATGCGTAAAGTTGATGACGCGCTGCTGATTAGTGTGGGCCTGATTGATTTTTAA
- a CDS encoding CopG family ribbon-helix-helix protein: MANVQNTKRIMISLPDHLLEEVDGIVAKENSNRSEFIRQAMKLYLVERKKRQIRESMQRGYLEMAKINLNMASEAFQAEVEADHTLGRLVSGV, translated from the coding sequence GTGGCCAATGTGCAGAACACCAAGAGGATCATGATTAGCTTGCCGGATCATTTACTGGAGGAGGTTGACGGTATCGTAGCTAAGGAGAACTCTAACCGCAGTGAATTTATTAGGCAGGCTATGAAGCTGTACCTTGTGGAAAGAAAGAAACGGCAAATCCGCGAGTCCATGCAGCGTGGGTATCTGGAGATGGCTAAAATCAACTTGAACATGGCCTCGGAAGCTTTTCAAGCGGAGGTAGAGGCTGATCACACGCTCGGCCGTCTTGTAAGCGGGGTGTAG
- the alr gene encoding alanine racemase: MEGYYRPTRVEISLDALRRNLSVFRAHMGEGVRLMASVKANAYGHGAVEIAREAANSGVDYLGVAFLDEALELRRAGISIPILVLGYVAADALWLARKHDITIALFREDVLEAASKLPAPDEDHFNHKLKVHIKVDSGMGRLGLIGADAAIPFIEKALSVPQLEVEGLFTHYSRADEHDKSYTILQHERFQEIVRYVLQQELPIPIIHAANSAAGMDTPELAGNMLRLGISMYGLYPSDEVRHDELQLEPVLSLKTEIVMVKNAPSGWGISYGARYVTEGEERIGTLPIGYADGFSRMLTGKAQALVRGVKVPVRGTICMDQCMIALDAAATEAGEAVEQGEEVVLIGEQGNARISVEEVAKQLDTINYEVTCMLAARVPRVYMKDGKALSVVNPLI; encoded by the coding sequence TTGGAGGGGTATTATCGCCCAACACGGGTAGAAATTTCTTTGGATGCGCTGCGCCGCAATTTAAGCGTGTTTCGAGCGCATATGGGCGAGGGCGTACGCCTGATGGCTTCTGTGAAAGCCAATGCTTATGGCCATGGAGCGGTGGAAATTGCACGGGAAGCTGCAAACAGCGGAGTCGATTATTTAGGGGTCGCTTTTCTAGATGAGGCATTGGAGCTGAGACGGGCAGGCATTTCCATCCCTATATTGGTACTCGGCTATGTTGCGGCGGATGCGCTGTGGCTTGCAAGAAAGCATGACATAACGATAGCCTTGTTTCGTGAGGATGTTTTGGAGGCAGCGTCCAAGCTGCCAGCTCCGGATGAGGATCATTTTAACCATAAGCTAAAGGTTCATATTAAAGTGGATTCCGGCATGGGACGGCTTGGGCTCATTGGAGCGGATGCGGCTATCCCTTTTATCGAAAAGGCGCTTTCCGTTCCCCAGCTTGAAGTCGAAGGCTTATTTACCCACTACTCTCGTGCGGATGAGCATGACAAAAGCTATACGATTTTGCAGCATGAGCGCTTTCAGGAAATTGTTCGTTATGTGCTGCAGCAGGAGCTGCCCATTCCGATTATCCATGCGGCGAATAGCGCTGCAGGCATGGATACGCCGGAGCTTGCGGGCAATATGCTGCGGCTTGGCATCAGTATGTATGGCCTTTACCCGTCGGATGAGGTGCGCCATGATGAGCTGCAGTTGGAGCCCGTATTATCGCTTAAGACGGAGATCGTTATGGTGAAAAATGCACCTTCAGGCTGGGGTATCAGCTATGGCGCACGTTATGTGACGGAGGGCGAGGAGCGGATTGGCACGCTCCCGATTGGCTATGCCGACGGCTTTAGCCGGATGCTCACAGGCAAAGCACAAGCGCTCGTCCGTGGCGTGAAGGTTCCTGTCCGCGGTACGATTTGCATGGATCAGTGCATGATTGCGCTTGATGCAGCGGCGACGGAAGCTGGAGAAGCCGTAGAGCAAGGCGAAGAGGTTGTGCTCATTGGCGAGCAGGGCAATGCGCGGATTTCTGTAGAAGAGGTTGCGAAGCAGCTCGATACGATTAATTATGAGGTTACCTGCATGCTGGCCGCTCGTGTACCGCGTGTCTATATGAAGGACGGAAAGGCGCTATCCGTCGTAAATCCTTTAATTTGA
- a CDS encoding outer membrane lipoprotein carrier protein LolA has translation MRRMTWAAAMILCFSLVLAACGTKDAESVVKDLDKVVNGLESYQGSGTMTLHTGQQPLTYKVEVSYQKPQYYRIKLTNEEKDITQIVLRNDDGVFVLTPRLNKVFRFQSDWPQNQGQVYLYQTLVQSILLDNSRQFASEESAYVFDVMANYNNGSLARQKIWLDKSSYKPVHVEVSDANAALMVEVEFNTFEFGSKFDKSVFETEANMKSTPSSSGTGDQATSAMPEDNANNNGTNNNQAAGSDNNAGGQNDVDSSTGISGNANTEANSEQNTGSDQNASTDQNTDGSSNAGEEANETSALPDDGVFLTMAPTYLPDGVVWKDSSDVEFAGNPGQLTRYTGVYDFSLIQTQPHDQAASLVPGTLVDLGFTWGELTSGAEQQTLSWTYEGDQFRLTSAALPETEMIKIAQSVQSGVDK, from the coding sequence ATGCGTCGCATGACATGGGCCGCGGCAATGATATTATGTTTTTCACTCGTATTGGCTGCCTGCGGGACGAAGGATGCCGAGTCCGTGGTGAAGGATCTGGACAAGGTAGTAAATGGGCTTGAGAGTTATCAAGGAAGCGGGACAATGACACTGCATACGGGACAACAGCCGCTTACCTACAAGGTTGAAGTATCTTATCAGAAGCCGCAATATTATCGCATTAAGCTAACTAATGAAGAAAAAGACATTACCCAAATTGTACTGCGCAATGACGATGGCGTTTTCGTCCTGACGCCACGCCTCAATAAAGTGTTCCGTTTCCAAAGCGATTGGCCGCAAAATCAAGGCCAGGTTTATTTGTACCAGACGCTGGTGCAGAGCATTCTGCTTGATAACTCGCGCCAATTTGCTTCTGAAGAAAGTGCCTACGTCTTCGATGTCATGGCGAATTACAATAATGGTTCATTGGCACGGCAAAAGATTTGGCTAGACAAGTCGAGCTACAAGCCAGTCCATGTCGAGGTCAGCGACGCCAATGCTGCGCTTATGGTCGAGGTGGAGTTCAATACCTTTGAATTTGGTTCCAAATTCGATAAAAGTGTATTCGAGACAGAAGCCAACATGAAGTCGACCCCATCGAGCAGCGGCACAGGCGACCAAGCGACTTCGGCTATGCCTGAGGATAATGCTAATAACAATGGCACAAACAATAATCAAGCTGCTGGTTCAGACAATAACGCAGGCGGGCAGAACGATGTGGACAGCAGCACAGGCATTTCCGGCAATGCAAATACAGAAGCCAATTCGGAGCAAAACACTGGCAGCGATCAAAATGCGAGTACAGATCAAAATACAGATGGCAGCTCGAATGCGGGTGAGGAAGCTAATGAGACAAGTGCGCTGCCGGATGATGGCGTGTTCCTGACGATGGCTCCGACTTATTTGCCGGATGGCGTCGTTTGGAAAGACAGCAGTGATGTGGAGTTCGCTGGGAATCCTGGGCAGCTGACTCGCTATACAGGCGTTTACGACTTCTCGCTCATTCAGACTCAGCCGCATGATCAAGCAGCTTCGCTCGTACCGGGCACCTTGGTGGATCTTGGCTTTACGTGGGGAGAGCTGACCTCAGGAGCCGAGCAGCAAACGCTCAGCTGGACTTATGAAGGTGATCAATTCAGGCTGACAAGCGCCGCGCTGCCAGAAACCGAAATGATCAAAATTGCCCAATCCGTGCAATCTGGTGTCGATAAATAG
- a CDS encoding PspC domain-containing protein, translated as MKKLFRSTTDSKLTGLCGGLGQWLGIDPTIIRLLVVVASLFSLGAVILAYFIAVLIVPKAPQGDFRFADHY; from the coding sequence ATGAAAAAATTATTTCGCTCAACTACGGACAGTAAGCTGACTGGTCTGTGCGGAGGTTTAGGACAATGGCTTGGCATTGATCCTACTATTATAAGATTGCTTGTTGTTGTTGCATCGCTTTTCAGCTTAGGTGCTGTCATACTTGCTTATTTCATTGCAGTTTTGATTGTTCCAAAAGCTCCGCAAGGCGATTTCAGATTTGCTGATCACTACTAA
- a CDS encoding PspA/IM30 family protein: MGILQRVFSMTKAAANEMLDKMENPVTMLNQYLRDLDVDIASTERESLHQQAQERVLEAKLTELQQQADYYESKAEQAVAGEREEEARAALEAKLAYADQREETSTLAQLAKQSAFELGLRLESLKEEKIRLLEKRKELILRLKKTDGATGYSSGDSLQGSFASRGFDRIEQKLMEREAQQELSKAPYGAGRDTAANTQQNEQQSARVEEELQRLLQKKSVS, translated from the coding sequence ATGGGAATTTTACAGCGTGTATTTAGTATGACGAAGGCAGCGGCCAATGAGATGTTAGATAAAATGGAAAACCCCGTGACCATGCTTAACCAATATTTGCGGGATCTGGACGTGGACATCGCAAGCACTGAACGTGAGAGCTTGCATCAGCAAGCGCAAGAGCGTGTTTTAGAAGCTAAGCTCACTGAGCTGCAGCAACAAGCCGACTACTATGAAAGCAAAGCAGAGCAAGCGGTAGCAGGTGAACGCGAGGAAGAGGCCCGTGCTGCACTTGAAGCTAAACTAGCTTACGCCGATCAGCGCGAAGAAACCTCAACGCTGGCTCAGCTAGCCAAGCAGAGCGCGTTTGAGCTCGGTCTTCGTCTCGAATCACTTAAGGAAGAAAAAATCCGGCTGCTGGAAAAACGCAAAGAACTCATTCTGCGCCTGAAGAAAACAGACGGGGCCACTGGCTATTCATCAGGAGATTCGTTGCAGGGGAGCTTCGCTTCCCGAGGTTTTGACCGTATTGAGCAGAAGCTGATGGAACGGGAAGCACAGCAGGAGTTGTCTAAAGCCCCCTATGGTGCGGGTCGTGACACGGCAGCAAATACCCAGCAAAACGAGCAGCAAAGCGCAAGAGTAGAGGAAGAGCTGCAGCGGTTATTGCAGAAAAAATCCGTCAGCTAA
- a CDS encoding cation:proton antiporter has protein sequence METLIFEVGMALALITLTGLLSAKLRFSVIPFYILIGMAVGPHAPHFWIIDLRFIESSSFIEFMGRLGILFLLFYLGLEFSVKRLLKSGKAIIVGGSFYVALNFLSGLLLGWIGDLPIKETLVVCGIMTSSSTAIVAKVLVDLKRTANPETEIIMGMIMFDDLFIAVHISILTGLILSGASSFWSVLLISLTALAFIVVFLFIGRKIIKYIDFALNIKSSELFLLMIMTLLFLVAGFSETLHVAEAIGALMIGLVLGESRHVKRIEQQILPFRDFFGALFFFSFGLTIEPASLGGAVGMTLIAVVLTLIGNFAAGMLAGRISGITPKASLNVGFTLVSRGEFSIIMANIGKAGGLMASIQSFAVLYVLILAVLGPLLTKESKWIYRSFEQLWKRLRRSRG, from the coding sequence ATGGAGACGCTCATATTTGAAGTCGGGATGGCACTGGCACTCATTACGCTGACAGGCTTGCTTTCAGCGAAGCTTCGCTTCTCAGTTATTCCTTTTTATATATTAATTGGAATGGCTGTTGGACCGCATGCGCCGCATTTTTGGATTATTGATTTGCGGTTTATTGAGAGCTCTTCCTTTATCGAATTCATGGGACGTTTAGGCATTTTATTTTTGTTGTTTTATTTAGGGCTGGAGTTTTCTGTGAAGCGGCTGTTGAAATCAGGAAAAGCGATAATCGTAGGCGGTTCCTTCTACGTAGCGCTGAATTTTCTCTCAGGGCTGCTGCTTGGCTGGATCGGGGACTTGCCCATCAAAGAAACGCTGGTTGTTTGCGGTATTATGACGAGCTCATCAACTGCAATTGTGGCAAAGGTATTAGTTGATTTAAAGAGAACCGCTAACCCGGAAACGGAAATCATAATGGGTATGATCATGTTTGATGATTTGTTCATTGCGGTGCACATTTCGATTTTGACGGGACTCATCTTGAGCGGCGCCTCTTCATTCTGGAGTGTTTTGCTAATCTCTTTGACCGCCCTGGCATTCATCGTTGTATTTTTATTTATTGGCAGGAAAATTATTAAATATATTGATTTTGCGCTTAATATTAAATCGTCAGAGCTGTTCCTACTGATGATTATGACGCTGCTGTTTCTTGTCGCAGGCTTCTCGGAAACGCTGCATGTGGCAGAGGCGATAGGAGCGCTGATGATCGGACTTGTACTGGGCGAATCTAGGCATGTGAAGCGGATCGAGCAGCAGATTTTGCCCTTTCGCGATTTTTTCGGGGCGCTGTTTTTCTTTAGCTTCGGTTTAACAATCGAGCCTGCCTCCTTGGGCGGTGCGGTAGGGATGACGCTGATTGCGGTCGTTTTGACGCTGATTGGCAATTTTGCAGCAGGGATGCTGGCGGGCCGTATTTCAGGGATTACGCCAAAGGCGTCGCTTAATGTAGGCTTTACGCTCGTTTCCCGAGGCGAGTTCTCCATCATTATGGCGAACATCGGCAAAGCGGGCGGCTTGATGGCCTCCATTCAATCCTTTGCCGTACTGTACGTCCTTATTCTTGCTGTGCTGGGGCCTTTGCTTACGAAGGAGTCCAAATGGATTTACCGAAGCTTTGAGCAGCTGTGGAAGAGGTTAAGGCGTTCAAGAGGATAA
- a CDS encoding cation:proton antiporter regulatory subunit, whose translation MDLRESELPGIGQKYSLRTRGGEQLVIVVHNDERRDMFHMDADEPDEMRSMVSLDDEEARVVSAILAGITYKPKFLENQEIALDSLVIEWIRLEPLSKCVGKRIGELDIRKTTGATILAVVEKDKNKHINPGAEYVFTPGVTLVVAGERIQLNQLKKLLLNGML comes from the coding sequence GTGGATCTTAGAGAATCTGAACTGCCGGGTATTGGCCAAAAATACAGCCTGCGCACCCGCGGTGGGGAGCAACTGGTTATTGTCGTTCATAATGATGAAAGACGGGATATGTTTCACATGGATGCTGATGAGCCTGATGAGATGCGGTCAATGGTTTCGCTTGACGACGAGGAAGCCAGAGTTGTATCGGCCATCCTTGCAGGGATCACCTATAAGCCGAAATTTCTCGAAAACCAGGAAATAGCGTTAGATAGCTTAGTTATCGAATGGATTCGGCTGGAGCCATTATCCAAATGTGTTGGCAAGCGAATTGGCGAGCTGGATATCCGCAAAACAACGGGTGCGACCATACTGGCTGTAGTCGAGAAGGATAAGAACAAGCATATTAATCCCGGCGCGGAATACGTGTTTACGCCAGGGGTAACCTTAGTCGTGGCAGGTGAACGCATTCAACTGAACCAATTAAAAAAACTTTTGCTGAATGGGATGCTTTAG
- a CDS encoding GreA/GreB family elongation factor, producing the protein MNHSIGMSYAQVQLMAQLAVLGVEKKRFLDAHFVMQGKERMEMDQFLFLYTEAVQELLSETDVLMEEKLQAMVLIGSHITIEYPEFDTKDSFTIVMPEQANPDENLISFLSPVGRQLLLARLGELISVTTPAGAMRVSVASITFAENTFSRGGGAISGS; encoded by the coding sequence ATGAACCATAGTATCGGAATGTCCTATGCACAAGTACAGTTGATGGCGCAGCTTGCCGTGTTAGGTGTCGAGAAGAAACGCTTCCTCGACGCCCATTTTGTTATGCAAGGGAAAGAGCGTATGGAGATGGACCAATTTCTATTCTTGTATACGGAGGCTGTGCAAGAGCTTCTCTCGGAAACGGACGTACTAATGGAAGAAAAGCTTCAAGCCATGGTGCTTATTGGCAGCCATATTACGATTGAATATCCTGAATTTGATACGAAGGATTCTTTTACCATTGTGATGCCTGAGCAGGCCAATCCAGACGAAAACCTGATTTCGTTTCTATCCCCTGTTGGCAGGCAATTGCTGCTCGCACGTCTTGGTGAGCTGATCTCTGTAACGACGCCAGCTGGCGCAATGCGTGTCAGTGTCGCCTCCATTACGTTTGCAGAAAACACATTTTCCCGGGGAGGAGGAGCTATAAGTGGATCTTAG